The Nicotiana sylvestris chromosome 6, ASM39365v2, whole genome shotgun sequence genomic sequence CGCTCATCGTATAAATATTATCCGGCCATGTATTTAAAAGGCTACAAAAATTGATCGGAATATGACGGCGAATTTTTGTCGGCGTGTAATTTTACTCCTAAGAATTAGCAAATCGATTAGCAGAATATTCATGTGTAAGCGTGCATGAAGTATATGTATTTTTATCTCTCAATATTTATGTTTTTTCTTGAATAATAGTATCTTTGTTTTGATAGGGAGATTTAGTGCTTGAACAAGTTTAAGCTTTAATATCCTTACTTGCAAATTATGGTGAATatgtaaatattaaaaaaaaaaaaaaaaaaaaagagtcaaatgACAGTCATATACAAGTTTGGATCTCCTGCTTATATATACTCATCATTAATTTGAATTGGATTTGATTTTAGGAGAACGCCGTATCAATAAAGTTCTTGAGAACGCGAATACGATGTCCATCACATCGTGAATTGAAGGTTTTATAGTTTTAATAGAGAAAAATAGAATAAATTAATGCTTGATTATTGTAAAAGATAAATCAACATTGAAAAGGTATTTACATTTGAGAAGGTAATTCATATTTTGCTTTGTCAGATCTTGTGtactttatatttatattttaaataagTAGTATACATTTATTCACACACATATTCACGCCACTAGATGTTTAACTTTATAGACGGAAATTTCTATTAGATGAATATGTTTCCATCTTATCCCAATTTCCCTCCACATTTTAGGTATTATGGTCCTTTcgtttaatttgtgtgtgaagTATTCTCAatttttgaggttttaaaagAATTTATTTTTTTCTGTTTATGTGTTAGTAAAGATTATTTCGTAAGCTCAATAAGGTCCTTTATTTTCTAGTGTATATCTAACATGGGATAGTAGAAAAACACTATTTAGGTCTTTTATGACCGTGCAAAGCGCGGTAAATTCACTAGTTAAAATTTAAAAGTGTCTTCAAACTTATGATTTTTCTTGTAAAGAATTCCAGCAGACTAATTAGTTTCGTGGAATTTGGACAGAAAAGGTCTAGGATCTTTGAGGAATTATAAAATGAAAGGAGACAAAGTAATCAGAATGGTGAACGGTGTGCAACATCACCATTCACTACAAAGATTGCGTCACGTGCATCATCTACTAATTAGACAAAACGATCATCTGATCTAATTCAAATAAGAGGGTAAATAAAAAGGAGAAAACAACTTGATTTGGCAGTTTAAAACACAAAAAAAGATTATCAATATTAGCACTACTTATAAAATGCTGCCAAATTTAGCCATACATCCCTTTTTATTACAAAGTGGCTAtgcttccttttcttctctttttctctgtTTCTCTTCGTGCTCAAAAACAGCGGCGGATCCGAAGTATGAGATACGGATCCAGTAGCTTTTGTAAAGATgttgtatatattaaaatttttatataaaatttttattaaatatctataaatatttcATTGTGAACCTTGTTATTATTGTGTATAACTTGAGATCATTGTAGGAACCTAtaaacttcaaattttatatcAGCCTCTCGGTTAAACTGCACATGATTTAACAGAATCCATCTTCCTAAGATGTCACAATTTCAACCAACTAGCTCGTTATACTATCTTGAAGCTTCGATTTCCAATAAGAACGTCGTGAAATTTAAACATTAGGATAAGAcataatttggaagttttggttTACACAATAAGTAAACTTCAACTACGACCTCTTGAGTAAACATTTCCAATCTGGGTCCATAACCACCATCAGATGGATAGTTAATGTACCCAATCTTTTGATCAGTAAAGAAATATTAACTCCCACATATGCATCTTAAGCCGTTTTTTGAATATTTCCGACCATCTCTAGTTTACAGTAAAGAGTGCAAAAAATAAACACAAAGGATGATTAATATCTAACCAGAATCGCGAGAGTTCTAGTAAAAAACTATTTCTTTTTGCAAAGCTGTGTGTGTTAATTTCAACAACATAAAAGCAACCAAGATACAAGTCAATCATGTCATCACTCATAATCTTAAAAACCCTATTATGAATTGAAACTATTAATTAAGAGAACATACCTTCATGTAATAATTGACTGAAAACAACAAGAAAGCTAGAATAAGTTAAAGAGTTCAATACGCCTCGAACTCCAGCTTCATCAATACAACCAAACTCATTAACATTATTAAGAGTTCAATTCGCTTCGAACTCCAGCTTCATCAATACAACCAAACGCATGCACATTACTCCAAAAGAACAGAAAATTTAGTAAAACTCATTTACTACAGTAGTTATTACTCCAATACCATAAGCAGTTTCCCCTTTAGATTTTTATCAAATAAGTAACCCACGTTTTGCTGCAATTTGAACCACCCATCAAAACATAAGTAAATTGCACTAAGAATCACAATTGTATGAATACGGAATCATCTTTCGAACATCAAAATTAAACAATCTTTTCTGCATCCATTAGATATAGTGTCACGTGAATCATGCGAGTGTTTCTGAACTTGCAACAGAGAAAAGAAGAGATTACAAGTTTCTGAAAGCATATATCAGGGACAAATAGAAATCTTGAAGAACTCAAGGTAGTGATCAGGGACAATGACTTCTTCAACTGGTCTCACCATTTTGTTTTTTACCCTTCTTTTGTTTGCCTAAAGCATTTAGCATATCATACAATGATGTAAATTCACTAAATTAAAATGCTGAGACATAAACCTTCTATTCCAGTACTATGCAATGCTTAGTGAACATACAACTCTCTTTCTCTCAAGTAGAAATATTTGAATCGGATAGATATTAAGCCAAATGATCAAAGAGATTTGCCTCTATTTTTATTACTGCTTTACTTAAGTTGTCTTCTAATGCTAACTTCCAGTATGAACTTCTCCTCATCAATCAGTTTTAATTGGCAAACATCTCCTTCACGCAAAGCATTACCAGCTATAAATTTTCCGAACCCAGTCCGCAGGAGAAGTCTATCAGAACTGTGGACTGAAACGGGCCAGCTACCTCTATCAGTTTGAAGAGTAGCCTCAAAGTTTTGCCCTTGCCCCTGTTCAAGTATCTATTGCCAAAAGTAGCTGGTACATTCTGCACAAGTATGTATGGTCAAAAACATGCTCAAACACAATACACATTTAATAATCAAGTGATTGGTATCAGATGCAATGAACTAAAACACTACAACAAGCAGTAACACAACTTCCATTACCATTCGAAGTATATTCAACTACTTCAAAGAGTACCACTTGACCAATAATATTCACATAGCTGAGTTATTGTGACGACATGCAAAGTTACAACTATATAATCATAAAAAGCCGAGTAATCATATTCTGTGAATTATATGCATCTGAAGTTTTAATGTTTTTAGAGGTAAAAAAATTTCTCTTCATCAAACATTCAGGTCAAAGAAACACACAGAATCAAAGAGATGTCTTTCAGAGGATCTCAATATTACATTCCCACAATGTTGTAAAAAGCGTGCGCTTCTCGCTTAAAGCGCTGAAGCGACGCGAGGCGAGGCTAATTCGCTTTTCTGCCATAAAAGCGACTCACATGAAAAAAGCGCACGCTTTACCCTGTTAAGCGAGAAGCGCAGCGATCCAAAAAGCGCAAAAAAGCGCGCTTAAGCAAGGTTAAGCATCTGTTagggtttttttaaaaaaaaaattggcaaaAACTTAACGcaaacaaacacttcttcttcaAGCGACTGCTGCTCCAACGACTGCTTCAGTGCTTCTTCTCTGTAAGTttcttgcttcttcttctcctctctTCCTCTGATTTTCTTCAGTTCCTGTTCGActccttttctcttcttttttctatttttttcactttttattGCTCCGTTCTTGTGCGGTTGTGCCCTAATTTCTGCTCTGTTCTTTCTATGCTCCGTtgttctcttcttctttctatttttttcacATTTTATTGCTCTGTTTTTGTGCCCTAATCTATGCTCTGTTTTTTTGGTTtgtatttctctatttttctgtTCAGACTTTTCTGGTTCGAAAAAAAATTAACTGTTCTGTTCTGGGTTTTTTTTTTAGTGTATTAAATTCAATCTTATTCAATAGCATCAAGCCAAAAAAAGAGATCCAGCTTGGGCCTATGGAGTTGCAATTGCAATTGCTTAATATGTTATGACTTTTAAGGATTATTCACTATCTAGTTTTAGTATCTATTATTTACTTCTTGATTTAAGAATTGAAACATTtgcttaatatgttatttttattgAGTTCTTGGCCATTTATCTATGcctatttaatttttatttatttatgtgttAAATTGCGCTTCACATGAAAAAAGCGCGCGCTTCGCTTTGCGCTTCTCGCTTCGGTGAAGCGAGGCCTCTTCGCTTTTTTCCGCTTCTCGCTCTCCAAAACACTGCATTCCCATAAACTCTGAAGCGCAGCATTTTAGAAGGAAATTTCATGACTTGGGGATGGACAGTTGGCTGCAGTTGATGTGCAGCATAGAAGAATGAAGTTATCAAATGTAGGACGAGATGCATTACTTATGAAAGTGGTGGAAATTTTACACTAAGGGAAGGATACAAAGCTCTTACTAGAAGTGGAAATGAAGATTCATTCTGCAGAGATGCCTCGCACAAGATATACTAGCCAAAACAGTTTTTATCTCATGCAATAGATGTTCTTTGCGTGAAAAACAATATAGAACCAGTCAATCACTTATTTATATATTGTACAATAGCTAGGGAGTTGTGGAAACTACAGTTAAATCTGGTCAATATCAAATGGGTCTTTACAGGGAACAGAAAACAGGTTCTTTGCAACTGGAGAGGAAGGAATCATAAGCCGATTATAAGAATATGGAATTGTATCCCTCTAGCTATATTTTGGGTGCTATTGAATGAGCAGGAACAAATGTGCATCAGCTGAAAAACAATTGCTTATACGTGTTGTCAGTTTGGTCTGATTTTATGGTGTAAATGATATAAATCATCTGATTGATTTTGTCAGTTTCTTAGGAAGCTAATGGAGAACTAATCACTTTTCTTTTCATGAAACATTTACCTTTTGCTCAATAATAAATTGCACAACATTTCACACAATTCCATCTTCCAAAAAAGGTCAACAATGTCAACTAATTAGCCCGCAAGAATATATCGAAGCTTCTATTTTCTTTAGAAGTTTCTTTTGTTGGGAAATTATTGGACATAAATGTCAATCCTAGAAACTCTTGTAAAAGGAATTAAATATGCCACCGGATAAAAGTGACTACTAGACATGAATTTTTTATACTGTTTCGTATAGTTGACACTAAAGCAATTATATTTAATGACATTTTAGAAAATTAGTTGCATTTAAGTATTTATGAATATATGCAAATTAGCAAATAATAACTTACCAAGCGCTTTTTTCGAATGTAGGATGGTTTGATAACAATGTCGAATGAAGTGACAGAGAAAACCAAGTCTCCTGATTCATTAAGTGCTTGATCAACTGGCCGAGCTGATGTACCTATCTCTGAACCAGATGCTCATTTGTAAGTTGACTATTTTTGGAACTGAAGTTTAAAGGTTAAGCATGAAGACAGATGTGTTGCACCAAACTAGCTATAAACTGAAGATCTTCAAAGAAACTTACCATGCACAATTTCTTCGTCCAATGGCTGCAACTCAGGCTCGTTGATGGCAATTACGTCCCGCTTTAAGCTGCCATTTATCCCATATATTTTAACATAAAAGAGTGAATTTTCAGCATAGGAAAAGGTTAAAAATTCTCCAAATTCCAAATTATTGTTCCGTACAAAGTCTGGCCAACCTCCCATGAAATCATTGTCATTCTTTTCCACAACAACCTTCCAAGATCTTCAAGCTTATAGTTTGCAGGAATGTCTCCATTGAAAAACTTGAGAAAGACCGGTGGAATTCTCTAAGCAAAGGAGACACAAAACGGAACATAACTTCGATTTGATTTCCAGTGGAAAGATGTGCAATAACAA encodes the following:
- the LOC104229923 gene encoding uncharacterized protein, whose translation is MRQRKKVKDKMVTSIEQVTIPDHLPEFFKIYHPQICNFQLRIPPVFLKFFNGDIPANYKLEDLGRLLWKRMTMISWEVGQTFLKRDVIAINEPELQPLDEEIVHEIGTSARPVDQALNESGDLVFSVTSFDIVIKPSYIRKKRLNVPATFGNRYLNRGKGKTLRLLFKLIEVAGPFQSTVLIDFSCGLGSENL